From the Nodularia sp. NIES-3585 genome, one window contains:
- the gltX gene encoding glutamate--tRNA ligase, giving the protein MTVRVRIAPSPTGNLHIGTARTAVFNWLFARHHGGQFILRVEDTDLERSRPEYTENILAGFRWLGLNWDEGPFFQSQRLDMYKEAVEKLLEQGLAYRCYTTSEELETLRETQKARNEAPRYDNRHRNLTPEQEAAFKAEGRSCVIRFKIADGREIVWNDLVRGTMTWRGSDLGGDMVIARASETGIGQPLYNFVVVIDDIDMQITHVIRGEDHIANTAKQILLYEALGAKIPEFAHTPLILNMEGRKLSKRDGVTSISDFQKLGFTAEGLVNYMTLLGWSPPDSTEEIFTLETAAKNFSFERVNKAGAKFDWAKLDWLNSQYLHHMPIDKLTDSIIPFWQEAGFSFEGGRERPWLEQLVTLISQSLTRLVDAVEMSQPFFTETVEFTAEGGEQLQKEGSAVALQAILTALENQPEFSEAVAQEMIKQVVKEQKLKKGLVMRSLRAALTGDVHGPDLIQSWLLLNQIHLDKLRLNQAIAAAN; this is encoded by the coding sequence GTGACTGTTAGAGTCCGTATTGCGCCGAGTCCAACTGGTAACTTGCATATTGGTACAGCCAGAACTGCTGTATTTAACTGGTTATTTGCCCGCCACCACGGTGGTCAGTTCATTTTACGCGTTGAAGACACAGACCTAGAGCGATCGCGTCCCGAATATACGGAAAATATTCTGGCAGGTTTTCGCTGGTTAGGGCTGAACTGGGATGAAGGACCCTTTTTCCAATCCCAACGCCTGGATATGTATAAAGAGGCCGTTGAAAAACTTCTAGAACAAGGATTAGCTTATCGCTGCTACACAACCTCAGAAGAACTAGAAACCCTCCGAGAAACTCAAAAAGCCAGAAACGAAGCTCCCCGTTACGACAATCGCCACCGTAACCTCACACCAGAACAAGAAGCAGCTTTCAAAGCCGAAGGGCGTAGCTGTGTAATTCGGTTCAAAATTGCCGATGGGCGAGAAATTGTCTGGAATGACCTCGTAAGGGGAACCATGACTTGGCGAGGTAGTGATCTCGGTGGTGATATGGTCATCGCCCGCGCCTCAGAAACAGGTATTGGTCAACCCTTGTACAACTTTGTAGTTGTAATTGATGACATAGATATGCAAATTACCCATGTGATCCGGGGAGAAGACCACATCGCCAACACCGCCAAGCAAATTCTGTTATATGAAGCTTTAGGCGCAAAAATTCCAGAGTTTGCCCACACGCCGCTGATTTTGAATATGGAAGGGCGCAAGCTTTCTAAACGGGATGGAGTCACTTCTATTTCGGATTTTCAGAAATTGGGCTTCACTGCTGAAGGTTTGGTCAATTACATGACCTTGCTGGGTTGGTCACCCCCAGATTCTACTGAAGAAATCTTCACTTTAGAAACCGCAGCGAAAAACTTTAGTTTTGAGCGTGTGAACAAAGCCGGGGCTAAATTTGACTGGGCAAAACTGGATTGGTTAAATAGTCAGTATCTGCATCATATGCCCATAGATAAACTGACAGATTCAATCATCCCCTTTTGGCAAGAGGCTGGATTTAGCTTTGAGGGTGGACGAGAACGCCCTTGGTTAGAGCAGTTAGTGACTTTAATCAGCCAGAGTTTAACTCGTCTGGTAGATGCTGTAGAGATGAGTCAACCGTTCTTCACCGAAACAGTAGAATTTACCGCAGAAGGTGGCGAACAACTGCAAAAAGAAGGTTCAGCCGTTGCTCTTCAAGCAATTCTCACTGCTTTGGAAAATCAACCCGAATTTTCGGAAGCAGTTGCCCAAGAGATGATTAAACAGGTAGTCAAAGAGCAAAAACTCAAGAAAGGCTTAGTGATGCGATCGCTTCGAGCCGCCTTAACTGGAGATGTTCATGGCCCTGACCTCATACAATCCTGGTTACTGCTGAATCAGATTCATTTGGACAAGCTACGTTTAAATCAAGCGATCGCTGCCGCAAATTAG
- a CDS encoding serine/threonine-protein kinase, whose product MSQGAFTSPKNTGLLAKRYQLKGLIGKGGMGEVFLAEDILLGGIPVAVKFLSQTVSSPKMKQDFIREALMSAALSQKSLHIVRAHDYGVSEEGKPFYVMEYLNGKSLKDLIPMTLPNFLNLVRQICLGLQCAHQGINVEGKIYPLVHRDIKPANILVVPDPILGQLVKILDFGIAKYVNYASTISTNGGFNGTLPYSSPEQLEGGELDSRSDIYSLGVIMFEMLTGAKPWQPETDLFGAWYKAHHFEVPRAIADLQPQLKLPQQLNNLIMACLAKTPSDRPQNMAVILQVLNSLESSICPLSPTIVPKSTPNPPGSSGLPLAIEKQCWQLTWPENKPIQEIVFPQLLETAQENLATISLMLSEQEIQKRAVCQLRNRFIWLTDPHPMLLWLTVIYTPALGLKWLPCYLDMQNPQNHQLVSALAEHERYPVICFTLEAPHDCANVLSSSIDFNQRQMLKTWVKQSQNLPPSSQAHLSKNLLKQQYKQMQSRMLNQMALTPQAVLR is encoded by the coding sequence GTGAGTCAAGGTGCATTTACTTCTCCAAAAAATACAGGTTTACTTGCCAAGCGTTATCAACTTAAGGGGTTAATTGGTAAAGGGGGAATGGGTGAAGTCTTTTTAGCAGAAGATATTTTACTGGGTGGAATACCAGTTGCTGTCAAATTCCTTTCTCAAACTGTTTCCAGCCCCAAAATGAAACAGGATTTTATTCGTGAAGCCTTGATGAGTGCAGCATTGAGTCAGAAAAGCCTACATATTGTCAGGGCGCATGATTATGGTGTAAGTGAGGAAGGGAAACCTTTCTATGTGATGGAATATCTTAATGGCAAAAGTTTAAAGGATTTAATTCCCATGACTTTGCCCAATTTTTTGAATCTTGTACGTCAAATTTGTTTAGGTTTACAGTGCGCTCATCAAGGTATCAACGTTGAAGGTAAAATTTATCCTTTAGTTCATAGAGATATTAAGCCCGCTAATATATTAGTTGTTCCTGACCCTATATTGGGACAGTTAGTAAAAATTTTAGATTTTGGCATAGCTAAATATGTAAATTATGCCTCCACAATCAGCACTAATGGAGGTTTTAATGGCACTTTACCCTACTCTTCTCCTGAACAATTAGAAGGGGGAGAATTAGATAGTCGCTCTGATATTTATAGCTTGGGTGTGATCATGTTTGAAATGCTCACAGGTGCTAAACCTTGGCAACCAGAAACAGATTTATTTGGCGCTTGGTATAAAGCACATCACTTTGAAGTACCGCGAGCGATCGCAGATTTGCAGCCGCAACTCAAACTACCTCAGCAACTGAATAATCTGATCATGGCTTGTCTGGCGAAAACACCAAGCGATCGCCCTCAAAATATGGCAGTAATATTGCAAGTCTTAAACAGTCTAGAATCATCTATCTGTCCCTTGTCTCCAACTATCGTACCCAAATCAACCCCAAATCCACCGGGATCTTCTGGGTTACCCCTAGCCATAGAAAAACAGTGTTGGCAACTGACATGGCCGGAAAATAAACCTATTCAGGAAATTGTATTTCCTCAACTTCTGGAGACTGCACAGGAAAATCTAGCCACAATCTCGCTGATGTTGTCTGAACAAGAGATCCAGAAACGTGCAGTTTGCCAGCTTCGCAACCGATTTATCTGGCTGACAGATCCTCACCCGATGCTGCTGTGGCTAACAGTCATCTATACTCCAGCACTCGGTTTGAAGTGGTTACCCTGTTACTTAGATATGCAAAATCCCCAGAATCATCAATTAGTATCCGCATTAGCCGAGCATGAACGTTATCCGGTGATTTGCTTTACCCTGGAAGCACCCCATGACTGCGCCAACGTTCTCAGCAGTTCTATTGATTTTAATCAGCGGCAAATGTTGAAAACTTGGGTAAAACAGAGTCAAAACCTACCACCCTCATCTCAAGCCCATCTGAGCAAAAATCTTTTAAAGCAACAGTATAAACAGATGCAATCCCGAATGCTAAACCAAATGGCATTAACGCCCCAGGCTGTGTTAAGATAG
- a CDS encoding serine/threonine-protein kinase, which yields MLKPETEIDIYIGKILNNRYLIKDLIGKGGMGRVYLAEDLVKSRMQVAIKILIMSLESQKISQRFAREIFIGAQLGRKSKNIVRVLSYGVTDNQTPFYVMEYLQGKNLKTIIKPQPLTTGKFLSICYQICLGLQYAHQGISLNGEIYPIVHRDIKPENIFIIEDAKQGENVRILDFGIAKFLTERSGITLTDSFVGSLPYCSPEHMEGRKLLDVRSDIYSLGVLMFEMLTGKHPFKTPSNSFGSWYQAHHFQTPLAFEKVNSLVKIPLKLQNLVLSCLAKEVSDRPTNIGKILEALAEVKSELVNSKTGNHSKSQQNSSSVQLVPSTSISEKECWQKTWPKHKPTAPIGFPYLLHSHQGILPTFWAMLPQKEITQLLDKTQRTEFIAKMNIYPMLLWVTVLYDAQSSLARWLSYFLDMKDDHGQKIVRILADTGYYHLLFFSMEEPSRCAHVMTLTLTASQRQQLIDWLTLSQKSNEFISSSQAKVLLKAEYKNFKFELLKKIAINTAIEKKDFKTWASNLFDKFYKSLSAN from the coding sequence ATGCTCAAGCCAGAAACCGAAATAGATATTTATATTGGAAAAATTTTAAACAATCGCTATTTAATAAAAGATTTGATTGGTAAAGGGGGAATGGGTAGAGTTTATCTAGCAGAAGATTTGGTTAAAAGCCGAATGCAAGTTGCTATAAAAATTCTCATCATGAGTCTAGAAAGTCAAAAAATATCCCAACGCTTTGCGAGAGAAATTTTTATTGGCGCTCAACTTGGTCGTAAAAGTAAAAATATTGTCCGTGTTTTAAGTTATGGTGTGACAGATAATCAAACTCCCTTTTATGTTATGGAATATCTTCAAGGAAAAAATTTGAAGACAATCATCAAACCCCAGCCACTAACTACAGGGAAATTTTTATCTATTTGTTATCAAATTTGTTTAGGTTTACAGTATGCTCACCAAGGTATCAGTCTCAACGGTGAAATTTATCCGATTGTGCATCGAGATATTAAACCAGAAAATATATTTATTATTGAAGATGCTAAACAAGGCGAAAATGTGCGGATTCTCGACTTTGGGATTGCCAAGTTTCTCACCGAGCGCAGTGGGATAACACTTACTGATTCTTTTGTTGGTAGTTTACCTTATTGTTCTCCAGAACATATGGAAGGACGCAAACTACTAGATGTCCGCTCCGATATTTATAGTTTGGGAGTTTTGATGTTTGAAATGCTCACAGGTAAACATCCATTTAAAACCCCAAGTAACTCCTTTGGTAGTTGGTATCAGGCACATCATTTTCAAACACCACTAGCATTTGAGAAAGTGAATTCCCTGGTAAAAATACCCCTCAAATTACAAAATTTAGTCTTGAGTTGTTTAGCAAAAGAAGTCAGCGATCGCCCTACAAATATTGGTAAAATTTTAGAAGCTTTAGCCGAAGTAAAATCAGAATTAGTTAACAGTAAAACTGGTAATCATAGCAAGAGTCAGCAAAATTCATCCTCTGTACAATTAGTACCCAGCACTTCAATATCAGAAAAAGAATGTTGGCAAAAAACTTGGCCAAAACATAAACCAACTGCTCCCATTGGTTTTCCTTATTTGTTACATAGCCATCAAGGCATATTACCAACTTTTTGGGCGATGTTACCTCAAAAAGAAATTACCCAATTGCTTGATAAAACTCAGAGAACTGAATTTATTGCCAAAATGAATATATACCCTATGCTGTTGTGGGTAACTGTACTATATGATGCCCAGTCTTCTCTTGCACGCTGGCTATCTTATTTCTTAGATATGAAAGATGATCACGGACAAAAGATAGTCAGGATTTTAGCAGATACAGGCTACTATCATTTGCTATTTTTTTCTATGGAAGAACCAAGTCGTTGCGCCCATGTGATGACTTTAACTTTAACTGCTAGCCAGCGTCAGCAACTTATCGACTGGCTAACGCTGAGTCAAAAGTCAAATGAGTTTATTTCGTCTAGTCAAGCTAAAGTTTTGTTAAAAGCAGAATACAAAAATTTTAAATTTGAATTATTAAAAAAAATAGCAATCAATACCGCAATAGAAAAAAAAGACTTTAAAACTTGGGCATCAAATTTATTTGATAAATTTTACAAAAGTTTATCAGCTAATTGA
- a CDS encoding esterase-like activity of phytase family protein yields MKRIKKILLFPRIIYISIAIVISSFFLSNSYTNATEISRIEFIGGATLPQKLTFQNTEIGGLSGITYDAKKNLYYAISDDRGQKAPARFYTLKIDLSKGSLKNGDVVPVGVTTLLNKDNQPFPADETDTEGIALTNKDNVFISSEGDVKKLINPFIQEFSLANGKLLTTLPIPNKFLPDKNRKQGIRNNLAFESLSITPDNQRLFTATENALIQDGAEAKPKLGSYCRILQYNLLTKLPEKEFLYKTEPVAEIFNLGGRFASGLPDLLALDNQGNFLSIERSFTGLGFAVSLFQVSLAGADEIQKIDSLLAVDFQKIKPVKKKLLLDLRTLSVLFNKLDILLDNIEGLTLGPSLPDGQRSLILISDNNFNSLQRQQILAFKLKIESPTIRLLRRLIPIFRR; encoded by the coding sequence ATGAAACGAATCAAAAAAATTTTGCTCTTTCCCCGAATAATTTACATTAGTATTGCTATTGTAATTAGCAGCTTCTTTCTGAGCAATTCTTATACAAATGCTACTGAAATTAGCAGAATTGAATTTATTGGTGGAGCCACTTTACCTCAAAAATTAACTTTCCAAAATACAGAAATTGGCGGGTTATCAGGAATCACCTATGATGCCAAAAAAAACCTTTATTATGCTATTTCTGATGACCGGGGACAAAAAGCTCCGGCTCGATTTTACACCCTAAAAATAGACTTGAGCAAAGGGAGCTTAAAAAATGGCGATGTTGTTCCTGTGGGTGTAACTACTCTTTTGAATAAAGATAATCAACCCTTTCCTGCTGATGAAACCGATACAGAGGGAATTGCTTTAACAAACAAAGATAATGTTTTCATCTCTTCAGAAGGCGATGTCAAAAAATTAATTAATCCTTTTATTCAAGAATTTTCCCTTGCTAATGGTAAACTACTCACAACATTACCCATACCAAATAAGTTTTTACCAGATAAAAACCGTAAACAAGGTATCCGCAACAACTTAGCCTTTGAAAGCCTCAGCATCACACCAGATAATCAGCGTTTGTTCACAGCTACAGAAAATGCTTTAATTCAAGACGGAGCCGAAGCTAAACCCAAACTTGGCAGTTATTGCCGAATTTTACAATACAATCTGCTCACAAAATTACCAGAGAAGGAATTTTTGTACAAAACTGAACCAGTAGCAGAAATATTTAATCTCGGTGGTAGGTTTGCTAGTGGCTTACCTGACTTACTAGCTTTAGATAATCAAGGAAATTTTCTCAGTATAGAACGCTCTTTTACTGGCTTGGGATTTGCTGTTTCCCTTTTTCAGGTTTCCTTAGCAGGTGCTGATGAGATTCAGAAAATCGACAGCCTTTTAGCAGTTGACTTCCAGAAAATCAAACCAGTCAAGAAAAAACTGCTCTTAGATTTAAGAACTCTGAGTGTATTATTCAACAAACTGGATATATTATTAGATAATATCGAAGGTTTAACCCTTGGTCCTAGCCTACCGGATGGACAACGCTCATTAATCCTGATTAGTGACAACAATTTTAATTCCCTACAACGTCAGCAAATTTTAGCTTTTAAACTCAAAATAGAATCACCAACAATCAGATTATTACGTCGGTTAATTCCCATTTTTCGGCGCTAG
- a CDS encoding DoxX family protein, which produces MNDQKNYISLKPQDIAIAYLLLRILIGVNYFNHGFTRIFEIPEFAEGIVEQLKDSYFPEFMVRINSYLVPPVELIVGVLITIGLATRSALIATFILMIILKMGVTSVQNWGAATSMLSYALVLFILLAGHSFNIYSIDHWRKKKQTSIDSGISNQQSTNNFSLFFTKLLKKRRRQHRSYLR; this is translated from the coding sequence ATGAATGATCAGAAAAATTACATTAGCCTCAAACCACAAGATATTGCGATCGCTTATTTATTGCTGCGAATCCTCATTGGTGTAAATTACTTTAATCATGGATTTACCCGCATCTTCGAGATCCCCGAATTTGCAGAAGGCATAGTTGAGCAACTAAAAGACTCTTATTTTCCCGAATTTATGGTGAGAATTAACTCCTACCTCGTTCCCCCTGTGGAATTAATCGTGGGAGTATTAATCACCATCGGGTTAGCGACGCGCAGCGCCCTAATAGCCACATTTATTCTGATGATTATCTTGAAAATGGGCGTTACCTCAGTCCAAAATTGGGGTGCTGCTACATCAATGCTGAGTTACGCTCTAGTGCTGTTTATTTTACTAGCTGGACATAGTTTTAATATTTACTCAATCGACCATTGGAGAAAAAAGAAACAAACCAGTATAGACTCTGGAATCTCTAATCAACAGAGTACAAACAATTTCTCGCTATTCTTCACCAAACTTTTGAAAAAACGCCGCAGACAGCATCGTTCCTACCTACGCTAG
- a CDS encoding NAD(P)/FAD-dependent oxidoreductase, with the protein MKTPRIVIVGAGFGGLQTAQSLANSGADVCLVDRNNYHTFVPLLYQVATSQLEPEYIAYPIRTIVRRFSAKRHQDKPKTRFLLAEVQRIDFSAQIVETDRCAIAYDFLVLATGSKTQYLGVTGASEYAFPMRTLAEAVRLRNQILTCLEQASQESDPALRQQLLTFTIVGGGATGVEMAGALIEMLRGKFRRDYPTLDLQQVKLIVVQSGDRLLAELPKKLGVYTYKKLRHLGVEIHLQTRVSQVTKESVHLQNNEVIPTATVIWTAGLEANSPQTSEDISTDKKEKFVVHPTLQLLEQPNVYAIGDLAYLEQNSKPLAGVAPEALQQGVAVARNIQQQLRGKSPKPFSYFNKGRLAIIGCYSGVGKIGNFAFTGFLAWLMWLGVHWVYLPGYRSRLVVLLSWIYTYLLGDRAVRLILPI; encoded by the coding sequence TTGAAAACTCCCCGCATTGTCATAGTTGGCGCTGGATTTGGTGGCTTGCAAACTGCCCAATCTTTAGCTAACTCAGGGGCAGATGTATGTTTAGTTGATCGCAATAACTATCACACCTTTGTACCACTACTGTATCAGGTAGCGACAAGTCAGTTAGAACCAGAGTATATTGCTTACCCGATTCGCACCATTGTGCGGCGATTTTCAGCGAAACGACACCAGGACAAGCCCAAAACTCGGTTTTTATTGGCTGAAGTGCAGCGCATTGATTTTTCCGCCCAGATTGTGGAAACAGATCGTTGTGCGATCGCTTATGATTTTCTTGTACTTGCTACTGGGAGCAAAACTCAGTATTTAGGAGTTACGGGGGCTTCAGAATATGCCTTCCCAATGAGAACTTTAGCAGAAGCTGTCAGATTACGTAACCAAATTCTTACTTGCTTGGAACAAGCTAGCCAGGAATCAGATCCAGCGCTACGCCAACAGTTGCTCACATTTACCATTGTCGGCGGTGGTGCGACAGGCGTAGAAATGGCAGGTGCTTTGATAGAAATGCTCAGAGGTAAATTTCGCCGGGATTATCCCACACTAGATTTACAACAAGTGAAATTAATTGTAGTCCAGTCAGGCGATCGCTTATTGGCCGAACTACCCAAAAAACTGGGAGTCTACACCTATAAAAAATTACGTCACTTGGGAGTAGAAATTCACCTGCAAACCAGAGTTAGTCAAGTCACAAAAGAATCTGTACATCTGCAAAACAACGAAGTCATTCCCACCGCTACAGTCATTTGGACTGCGGGGTTAGAAGCCAACTCTCCCCAAACATCAGAAGACATATCCACAGATAAAAAAGAAAAATTTGTAGTTCACCCCACTTTGCAACTACTCGAACAACCCAACGTCTATGCTATTGGGGATCTCGCTTATCTAGAGCAAAACAGTAAACCATTAGCTGGAGTTGCACCAGAAGCACTACAGCAAGGAGTTGCTGTCGCCCGAAATATTCAACAACAGCTGCGAGGTAAATCACCAAAACCCTTTAGTTATTTCAACAAAGGGAGATTAGCAATTATTGGCTGTTATTCTGGGGTAGGAAAAATTGGTAACTTTGCATTTACAGGCTTTTTAGCTTGGCTAATGTGGTTAGGGGTTCATTGGGTATATTTACCTGGATACCGTAGCCGCCTAGTAGTTTTGCTTAGTTGGATTTATACTTATTTATTAGGCGATCGCGCCGTGCGCTTAATTTTGCCCATTTAA
- the nblS gene encoding two-component system sensor histidine kinase NblS — translation MLAPLKTIREAFSNGVSKTLANWWSEFTLQTKLLAVATLVVSLVMSGLTFWAVNTIQQDARMNDTRFGRDLGLLLAANVAPLIADHNLTEVAQFSQRFYSTTSSVRYMLYADQTGKIFFGIPFWEPEVENSLTIERRIQLPEDYTNDREKPMVRQHMTPDGIVTDVFIPLIVDQKYQGVLAIGINPNQTAVVSTNFTRDVTIAVFITIWVMVILAGVINALTITKPIKELLVGVKQIAAGNFKQRIDLPLGGELGEVILSFNEMAERLERYEEQNIEELTAEKAKLETLVSTIADGAVLIDNSMQVILVNPTARRIFGWEGIEVEGCNVLHHLPSAVQMEISRPLYEMAAGECESAEFRIHLNEATKRTVRILLTTVLNLQRESIKGIAITVQDITREVELNEAKSQFISNVSHELRTPLFNIKSFIETLHEYGEDLSLEQRQDFLQTVNNETDRLTRLVNDVLDLSKLESGRSYNFGAVDLAQAIDQTLRTYQLNAKDKGIELIQEVPLDLPLVLGNYDLLLQVLANLVGNSLKFSHSGGQVAIRAYQLDIQPNSHHQQANVRVEISDTGIGIASEDQQAIFDRFFRVENRVHTLEGTGLGLSIVRNIMERHRSQMHLVSEVGVGTTFWFDLTLFEEQPKIPVDSTAETITIPTV, via the coding sequence ATGTTGGCTCCTTTAAAAACAATCCGAGAAGCTTTCTCTAACGGCGTTTCCAAGACACTCGCTAACTGGTGGTCTGAATTCACCCTCCAAACCAAACTTTTGGCTGTCGCCACTTTAGTCGTGTCCTTAGTCATGAGTGGTCTAACCTTCTGGGCTGTGAATACAATTCAGCAAGATGCCCGGATGAATGATACCCGCTTTGGTCGTGACTTAGGACTACTACTTGCTGCTAACGTTGCTCCCTTAATAGCTGATCATAATCTGACTGAGGTGGCCCAATTTTCCCAGCGTTTCTACAGCACCACCTCTAGTGTGCGTTATATGCTCTACGCTGACCAAACTGGCAAAATATTTTTCGGCATTCCTTTTTGGGAGCCAGAGGTAGAAAACTCCCTCACCATTGAAAGACGAATACAGCTGCCAGAAGATTACACCAACGACCGGGAAAAGCCGATGGTGCGGCAACACATGACCCCAGATGGCATAGTCACCGATGTATTTATCCCCCTAATTGTCGATCAAAAATACCAGGGTGTATTAGCCATTGGCATCAACCCCAACCAAACCGCAGTTGTTTCCACTAATTTCACCCGTGATGTCACCATTGCCGTTTTTATCACGATTTGGGTAATGGTAATTCTGGCAGGAGTAATTAACGCTTTGACCATTACTAAGCCGATTAAAGAACTACTAGTGGGGGTAAAACAAATTGCTGCGGGTAATTTTAAGCAGCGCATTGACTTACCCCTAGGTGGCGAACTGGGAGAGGTAATTCTCAGTTTCAATGAAATGGCAGAGCGTCTAGAGCGCTATGAAGAACAAAATATTGAAGAATTAACCGCAGAAAAAGCCAAACTGGAAACCTTGGTTTCCACAATTGCCGATGGTGCTGTGTTAATTGATAACAGTATGCAGGTGATTTTAGTTAACCCCACAGCGCGGCGAATTTTTGGCTGGGAAGGCATAGAAGTTGAGGGTTGCAATGTTTTACATCATTTGCCCTCAGCAGTGCAGATGGAAATTAGCCGTCCCTTGTATGAAATGGCCGCAGGTGAATGTGAAAGTGCCGAGTTTCGTATTCATTTGAACGAAGCCACCAAGCGAACCGTCCGCATTCTCTTAACTACTGTACTCAACCTCCAACGGGAGAGTATCAAAGGTATTGCCATCACTGTCCAAGATATCACTCGTGAGGTGGAACTAAATGAGGCGAAAAGCCAATTTATCAGTAACGTTTCTCACGAATTACGAACGCCGCTATTTAATATCAAATCATTTATTGAAACTTTGCATGAATATGGCGAAGACTTGAGTCTAGAACAACGTCAGGATTTTCTGCAAACTGTCAATAATGAAACCGACAGACTCACCCGTTTAGTTAACGATGTTTTGGATTTATCCAAACTCGAATCTGGACGCAGCTACAACTTTGGTGCGGTAGATTTAGCCCAAGCCATCGACCAAACTCTGCGTACTTACCAACTCAATGCTAAAGACAAAGGGATTGAACTAATTCAGGAAGTCCCCCTTGATTTGCCTTTAGTCTTAGGTAATTATGATTTATTGTTACAAGTATTAGCTAATTTGGTGGGTAATTCTCTAAAATTCTCTCACTCTGGTGGTCAAGTTGCAATTCGCGCCTACCAATTAGATATCCAGCCGAACTCACACCATCAACAGGCTAATGTGCGGGTGGAAATCTCCGATACTGGCATTGGCATTGCCTCAGAAGACCAACAAGCAATATTTGACCGTTTTTTCCGTGTAGAAAACCGAGTCCACACCCTAGAAGGTACTGGCTTGGGTTTATCCATTGTCAGAAACATTATGGAACGGCATCGCAGTCAAATGCATCTGGTGAGTGAAGTGGGAGTTGGTACTACTTTTTGGTTCGACTTAACTCTATTTGAAGAACAGCCAAAAATCCCAGTTGATTCTACGGCTGAAACCATCACAATTCCTACTGTTTAA
- the purD gene encoding phosphoribosylamine--glycine ligase produces MKVLVVGNGGREHALAWKLLQSQQIEQVVCVPGNGGTASLERCQNLPLAVDNFEGISRYALENGIALVIVGPEVPLAMGITDYLQSQGLMVFGPVRAGAQIEASKAWAKALMQEAGIPTAQAAVFTEAAAAKSYVKTQGIPIVVKADGLAAGKGVIVAGTVEQAQNAIDAIFQGQFGSAGNFVVVEECLIGQEVSVLALTDGLTIRPLLPAQDHKRIGEGDTGENTGGMGAYAPAPIVTPELMRRIQTEVLERAIACLRSRGIDYRGVLYAGLMIAPDGDLKVLEFNCRFGDPETQVILPLLDTPLEELILACVQQRLGEMPPIAWKQGAAATVVAASGGYPGSYEKGKVITGIKEAETAGVTVFHAGTKLNQQQQIVTDGGRVLNVTGIGKDFQQAIAQAYTGIKSLQFAGMYYRKDIGHRVLK; encoded by the coding sequence GTGAAAGTTTTAGTTGTTGGTAATGGTGGGCGCGAACACGCTCTAGCCTGGAAACTGTTGCAATCGCAGCAAATTGAGCAAGTTGTTTGTGTGCCAGGAAACGGCGGTACGGCAAGTCTGGAACGTTGCCAGAATTTGCCCTTGGCGGTAGATAATTTTGAAGGTATCAGCCGATACGCTCTGGAAAACGGCATTGCTTTGGTAATAGTAGGGCCAGAAGTACCCCTGGCAATGGGAATTACAGATTACCTCCAAAGTCAAGGACTGATGGTATTTGGTCCGGTGAGAGCAGGAGCGCAAATTGAAGCGAGTAAGGCTTGGGCAAAAGCTCTGATGCAGGAAGCGGGGATTCCTACAGCTCAGGCGGCTGTATTTACTGAGGCAGCAGCAGCTAAATCCTATGTTAAAACACAGGGAATACCTATAGTGGTGAAAGCTGACGGTTTGGCAGCAGGTAAAGGTGTGATAGTTGCTGGAACTGTAGAACAAGCCCAAAATGCTATTGATGCCATTTTTCAAGGACAGTTTGGGAGTGCCGGAAATTTTGTTGTTGTTGAAGAATGTTTGATTGGGCAAGAGGTATCAGTTTTAGCCTTAACCGATGGGTTAACCATTCGCCCTTTGCTCCCAGCGCAAGATCATAAGCGGATTGGAGAGGGTGATACAGGGGAAAATACTGGTGGGATGGGAGCTTATGCCCCTGCGCCTATTGTCACACCAGAGTTAATGAGACGCATTCAAACAGAAGTATTGGAAAGAGCGATCGCTTGTTTAAGATCCAGAGGCATCGACTACCGAGGCGTACTGTATGCTGGGTTGATGATTGCACCCGATGGCGACTTGAAGGTTTTAGAATTTAACTGCCGCTTCGGTGATCCGGAAACTCAGGTGATTTTGCCACTGTTAGACACACCCTTAGAAGAATTGATTTTAGCCTGTGTGCAGCAGCGTTTAGGCGAAATGCCCCCCATAGCTTGGAAACAAGGGGCTGCTGCCACTGTGGTCGCCGCTTCCGGTGGTTATCCTGGGTCATACGAAAAAGGCAAAGTCATTACTGGGATTAAAGAGGCGGAAACAGCAGGGGTAACTGTATTTCATGCAGGTACAAAATTAAACCAGCAACAACAAATAGTCACCGATGGGGGAAGAGTGTTAAATGTGACTGGAATCGGCAAAGATTTTCAGCAAGCGATCGCTCAGGCATACACTGGGATCAAATCCCTACAATTTGCCGGGATGTATTACCGAAAAGATATCGGTCATCGAGTGCTGAAGTAG